The following are from one region of the Chromobacterium phragmitis genome:
- a CDS encoding LysR family transcriptional regulator, producing MLDLNDVALFVQVARQGSFTEAGRRLGLPPNTVSRRVQQLEDALGSRLLQRSTRKLSLTSAGEAFYQRCAAAVDGLLDAGQALASAGGEPSGLIRVAATADFFDFLPMEWVAEFLDAHPRVRIEFALSDARADLIAERIDVAFRGGELADSNYVSRRLPVSGNAGLVASPAYLDRRGAPATLAELATHDCVTGAAPGERVAWKLLAPDGSEQEALVGGRFRGNTAQAQRRAALAGLGIALLPPALAQLDLAAGRLLSVLPGHRRPGAGLSVLYPSRKHLPAAVSAFVAMVVEKLEGNAPAS from the coding sequence ATGCTGGATCTGAACGACGTGGCGCTGTTCGTGCAAGTGGCGCGCCAGGGCAGCTTCACCGAAGCCGGCCGCCGGCTGGGCTTGCCGCCCAATACCGTCAGCCGCCGCGTACAGCAGCTGGAGGACGCGCTGGGCAGCAGGCTGCTGCAACGCAGCACCCGCAAGCTCAGCCTCACCTCCGCCGGCGAAGCCTTCTACCAGCGTTGCGCCGCCGCGGTGGACGGGCTGCTCGACGCCGGCCAGGCGCTGGCTAGCGCCGGCGGCGAACCCAGCGGCCTGATCCGCGTAGCCGCCACCGCCGATTTCTTCGATTTCCTGCCGATGGAATGGGTAGCGGAATTTCTGGACGCGCATCCGCGGGTAAGAATCGAATTCGCGCTCAGCGACGCCCGGGCGGACTTGATCGCGGAGCGGATAGACGTCGCCTTCCGCGGCGGCGAGCTGGCCGACTCCAACTATGTGTCGCGCCGGCTGCCGGTCAGCGGCAACGCCGGCCTGGTGGCCAGCCCCGCCTACTTGGACCGCCGCGGCGCGCCGGCGACGCTGGCCGAACTGGCGACGCACGACTGCGTGACTGGCGCGGCCCCGGGCGAGCGCGTCGCCTGGAAGCTGCTCGCCCCCGACGGCAGCGAGCAAGAAGCGCTGGTAGGCGGCCGCTTTCGCGGCAATACCGCCCAGGCGCAGCGGCGGGCGGCGCTGGCCGGCCTCGGCATCGCTCTGCTGCCGCCGGCGTTGGCGCAACTGGACCTGGCGGCCGGCCGGCTGCTGTCGGTGCTCCCCGGCCATCGCCGCCCCGGAGCGGGACTCAGCGTGCTCTATCCCAGCCGCAAGCACCTGCCCGCGGCGGTCAGCGCCTTCGTCGCCATGGTGGTGGAGAAACTGGAAGGGAACGCGCCGGCAAGCTGA
- a CDS encoding GGDEF domain-containing protein: MRLSKTFTLITIALLILACLPLAWIINSEWTVYHAADEGLNSIQIAHLAMVAVEKISFERGPANALIGASATPAARERLRLARQTSDHALRDLVAALSPSRSAYHQRALSSARVARQRLSEARRGMDRVIGSPAPSSAEIMAPIKQMFDVVPAILEAVTSLSTLASNAYPQLSNPLSGARLATELREYAGRMGSTLTAALAEKRPLTETEARDVFILRGRIEQLRGTIRLRLNVPSSQSGPRLALDSMQARYFQDGLAQVDLVLDASRRGQPYAVSLEDFTAGYVPTLYSIVELRDAMLTAAAVEARAQQRAAFRHLLGAIGLGVVALIAQLALLAFIRRRIARPLLAASRLLTDIADGKLDAKLPVNDRKDEVGDLLRAIAILRSNSQEKRRLEQERLRLIEELTEVSRLDFLTGIANRRAFTQAAHAEIARARLARESATLILFDIDYFKQVNDQYGHDAGDAVLVHVAAMLNRACRDGDLAGRYGGEEFVLLARHGGASPGDALAERLRAGIEETPCALPSGEWLAVTASFGVAALNDIRPTLEQMLQAADRALYSAKRQGRNRIVMAEN; the protein is encoded by the coding sequence ATGCGCCTGTCCAAGACATTCACTCTGATCACCATCGCGCTGCTCATCCTCGCCTGCTTGCCGCTGGCCTGGATCATCAATAGCGAATGGACGGTTTACCACGCGGCGGACGAAGGTCTGAATTCGATCCAGATCGCACACCTGGCGATGGTGGCGGTGGAAAAGATCTCCTTCGAGCGCGGCCCCGCCAACGCCTTGATCGGGGCGTCGGCCACCCCTGCCGCGCGCGAAAGGCTGCGCCTGGCCCGGCAAACCAGCGACCACGCGCTGCGCGACCTCGTCGCCGCGCTGTCCCCATCGCGCTCGGCCTATCATCAGCGGGCGCTCTCGTCCGCCCGCGTCGCGCGGCAACGGCTGAGCGAGGCACGCCGCGGCATGGACCGCGTCATCGGCTCGCCGGCTCCGTCGTCAGCGGAAATCATGGCCCCGATCAAACAGATGTTCGATGTGGTGCCCGCCATTCTGGAGGCGGTCACCTCTTTGTCCACCCTGGCATCCAACGCCTATCCGCAGTTGTCCAACCCGCTCAGCGGCGCCCGTTTGGCCACCGAACTGCGCGAATACGCGGGCCGGATGGGATCGACCCTCACCGCCGCGCTGGCTGAGAAACGTCCGCTGACCGAAACCGAGGCCCGGGATGTCTTCATTCTGCGCGGCCGCATCGAACAATTGCGCGGCACCATACGGCTGCGGCTGAACGTCCCGTCTTCCCAGAGCGGCCCTCGGCTGGCGCTGGACAGCATGCAGGCGAGGTATTTCCAGGATGGCCTGGCTCAGGTGGACCTGGTATTGGATGCCAGCCGCCGCGGCCAGCCGTATGCGGTTAGCCTGGAAGATTTCACCGCCGGCTATGTGCCCACCCTGTACAGCATCGTGGAGCTGCGCGATGCGATGCTCACCGCGGCGGCCGTCGAGGCCCGCGCCCAACAGCGCGCGGCCTTCCGCCACCTGCTGGGCGCCATCGGACTGGGCGTGGTCGCGCTGATTGCCCAACTGGCGCTGCTGGCCTTCATCCGCCGCCGCATCGCCAGACCGCTGCTGGCGGCCTCCCGGCTGCTGACCGACATCGCCGACGGCAAGCTGGACGCCAAGCTGCCCGTGAACGACAGGAAAGACGAGGTGGGAGATCTGCTGCGCGCCATCGCGATCTTGCGCAGCAACAGCCAGGAAAAACGCCGCCTGGAACAGGAGCGTCTACGGCTGATAGAAGAACTGACAGAAGTGTCCCGTCTTGACTTCCTGACCGGCATCGCCAACCGGCGCGCCTTCACTCAGGCGGCCCACGCCGAAATCGCCCGCGCCCGGCTGGCGCGGGAGTCGGCCACGCTGATCCTGTTCGACATCGATTACTTCAAGCAAGTCAACGACCAATACGGCCACGATGCCGGCGACGCGGTGCTGGTCCATGTCGCAGCCATGCTGAACCGCGCCTGCCGCGACGGCGACCTGGCCGGGCGCTACGGCGGCGAGGAGTTCGTGCTGCTGGCCCGCCACGGCGGCGCCTCGCCCGGCGACGCTTTGGCGGAAAGACTGCGCGCCGGCATCGAGGAAACGCCGTGCGCGCTGCCTTCCGGCGAATGGCTGGCAGTGACCGCCAGTTTCGGCGTCGCCGCGCTGAACGATATCCGCCCCACGCTGGAGCAGATGTTGCAAGCGGCGGACCGCGCGCTGTACTCGGCCAAGCGGCAAGGCAGAAACCGCATCGTGATGGCCGAGAACTGA
- a CDS encoding LysR family transcriptional regulator encodes MTEYREKREAAPEEAAGESRLPSLRLLAGFEAAARMGSFSRAAESLHLSQSAISHQILQLEAFVGQPLFHRVGRGVELTFAGELLRQSVGRALDTLRRGLDRIAAYTDPGLVVLVGPAFLLQGWLQPRLPGLHAAHPDIIPLLSTDEEPGLADEVDLDLLISPRPLATEGWEDARWLRDEWLFVSSPELADRLAALPFERQNEAARLLRLEQAGLPDAVDAEVRRQQRRLGVAAIYDDAQLARDAALRGHGVACLSLLAVDDDLRAGRLRALAGYPRLPGAQWWLSRPMNALRSDAMERMFEWLSSAARPAPACAAGGG; translated from the coding sequence ATGACGGAGTATCGGGAGAAGCGGGAGGCTGCCCCGGAGGAAGCCGCCGGCGAGTCGCGGCTGCCCTCGCTGCGCTTGCTGGCCGGCTTCGAGGCGGCGGCGAGAATGGGCAGCTTTTCCCGCGCCGCCGAGTCGCTGCATCTGTCGCAGTCGGCGATCAGCCACCAGATTCTGCAACTGGAGGCGTTCGTCGGCCAGCCGCTGTTCCATCGGGTGGGGCGGGGCGTGGAACTGACTTTCGCCGGCGAGCTGCTGCGGCAGAGCGTGGGGCGCGCGCTGGACACCCTGCGCCGCGGTTTGGACCGCATCGCCGCCTATACCGATCCCGGCCTGGTGGTGCTGGTGGGGCCGGCCTTTCTGCTGCAGGGCTGGCTGCAACCGCGCCTGCCCGGACTCCATGCCGCGCACCCGGACATTATTCCCCTGCTGTCCACCGACGAGGAGCCGGGCCTGGCGGACGAAGTGGACCTGGACCTGTTGATTTCGCCGCGGCCGCTGGCCACGGAGGGCTGGGAAGACGCGCGCTGGCTGCGCGACGAGTGGCTGTTCGTCTCTTCGCCCGAGCTGGCCGACAGGCTGGCGGCGCTGCCGTTCGAACGCCAGAACGAGGCGGCGCGGCTGTTGCGGCTGGAGCAAGCCGGCCTGCCGGACGCGGTCGACGCGGAGGTGCGGCGGCAACAGCGGCGGCTGGGCGTGGCGGCCATTTACGACGACGCCCAGCTGGCGCGGGACGCCGCGCTGCGCGGTCACGGCGTCGCCTGCTTGTCTTTGCTGGCGGTGGACGACGATCTGCGCGCCGGCCGGTTGCGCGCGTTGGCCGGCTATCCGCGGCTGCCGGGCGCGCAGTGGTGGCTGTCGCGCCCCATGAACGCGCTGCGCAGCGACGCGATGGAGCGGATGTTCGAATGGCTTAGCTCTGCCGCGCGGCCAGCGCCTGCATGCGCAGCTGGCGGGGGCTGA
- a CDS encoding sensor histidine kinase has protein sequence MFNCTKESKKPAAGPVPLPGIKESDICFQLLTHYVEDHGIFLLDTDGLIRSWNDGVERIHGHSASEALGHHFSSLLPPSDDAYLQAARQLGLARQSGRYACEQWHLRRDGSRFLAEILLVPLHDDGGTLRGYAKLTRDLSPRKRLEERFHQVVQESPNAMVMINGAGSIILFNRLAESMFGYDGDDLLGMHIEKLMPERFRGHHGQLRQGFLRHPEARPMGVGRELFGLRKDGAEFPIEIGLNPIDTEAGPMVLAGIVDITARKQVQHQLETALQEKTTLLNEVHHRVKNNLQVIISLLNMQTRYVREESTRGVLQDSQARVRSMALIHQLLYERHDFSKVDLGEYLQRFNQLLLSSYGQLAGELAVELDAPAGLVCIELQRATPCGLLINELLTNALKHAYPDGRGAIRIQLTRENERQALLVVADHGAGMPAAPPIQSLGLQLVPMLAEQMGARLDTLDNRPGVRVEVRFPVFGAGGTP, from the coding sequence ATGTTCAATTGCACGAAGGAAAGCAAGAAACCCGCCGCCGGCCCCGTTCCCCTGCCGGGAATCAAGGAAAGCGACATCTGTTTCCAGCTGCTGACTCATTACGTGGAGGATCACGGCATCTTCCTGCTGGATACGGATGGTCTGATACGCAGCTGGAACGACGGCGTGGAGCGCATACACGGCCACTCCGCCTCGGAGGCGCTGGGCCATCACTTCAGCAGTCTGCTGCCGCCATCGGATGACGCCTATCTGCAAGCGGCGCGGCAACTCGGCCTGGCTCGCCAAAGCGGACGCTACGCCTGCGAGCAATGGCACCTGAGACGGGATGGCAGCCGCTTTCTCGCCGAGATTCTGCTGGTGCCGCTGCACGACGACGGCGGCACGCTGCGCGGCTATGCCAAGCTCACCCGCGATCTCAGCCCGCGCAAGCGGCTGGAGGAGAGATTCCACCAGGTGGTGCAGGAGTCGCCCAACGCGATGGTCATGATCAACGGCGCCGGCTCCATCATCCTGTTCAACCGCCTGGCCGAATCCATGTTCGGCTACGACGGCGACGACCTGCTGGGCATGCATATCGAAAAACTGATGCCGGAGCGTTTTCGCGGCCATCACGGCCAACTGCGGCAGGGCTTTCTGCGCCACCCGGAGGCCAGGCCCATGGGGGTGGGGCGGGAGCTGTTCGGCCTCCGCAAGGACGGCGCGGAATTTCCGATCGAGATCGGCCTCAACCCGATAGACACCGAAGCCGGCCCCATGGTGCTGGCCGGCATCGTCGACATCACGGCCCGCAAGCAGGTTCAGCATCAGCTGGAAACCGCGCTGCAGGAAAAAACCACGTTGCTGAACGAGGTTCACCACCGGGTCAAAAACAATCTTCAAGTCATCATCAGCCTGCTGAACATGCAGACCCGCTACGTGCGCGAGGAAAGCACCCGCGGCGTGCTGCAGGACAGCCAGGCGCGCGTGCGCTCGATGGCGCTGATCCACCAGTTGCTGTACGAGCGCCACGATTTTTCCAAGGTGGACCTGGGCGAATACCTTCAGCGCTTCAACCAACTATTGCTGAGCAGCTACGGCCAACTGGCCGGCGAACTGGCCGTGGAGCTGGACGCGCCGGCCGGCCTGGTCTGCATCGAACTGCAGCGGGCAACGCCCTGCGGCCTCCTGATCAACGAACTGCTGACCAACGCGCTCAAGCATGCCTATCCCGACGGGCGAGGCGCCATCAGAATCCAACTGACGCGCGAGAACGAGCGGCAAGCCTTGCTGGTGGTGGCCGACCACGGCGCCGGCATGCCCGCCGCCCCCCCCATCCAATCTCTGGGCCTGCAACTGGTGCCCATGCTGGCGGAGCAGATGGGGGCCCGGCTGGACACGCTGGACAACCGGCCCGGCGTACGGGTGGAAGTCCGCTTCCCGGTGTTCGGCGCAGGAGGAACGCCATGA
- a CDS encoding AraC family transcriptional regulator, which produces MHMTMQQPHLVCDLAAVGAMAALFDHLPDVVFSVKDPDSRYLAISEGCVPRCALRNRGQAEGRTAHELFPRDMANRYREQDSLLFAERAPLRNRLDLTIYPDGAPGWCLTSKQPLLHPDGRLLGLVCISKDLADLTREKLLDARFAACVDHIQAHYHRPLHLEELCELSGLSIGQLDRRMKRVFQLCAGDFIRRTRMEAACHAIRHSRRPLADIAAGCGFSDQSALTRLCRQLLGLSPRQLRMQALAARQS; this is translated from the coding sequence ATGCATATGACCATGCAGCAGCCGCATCTTGTCTGCGACCTGGCCGCAGTCGGCGCGATGGCCGCCCTGTTCGACCATCTGCCGGATGTGGTGTTTTCGGTGAAAGACCCGGATAGCCGCTACCTGGCCATCAGCGAAGGCTGCGTGCCCCGCTGCGCGCTGCGCAACCGCGGCCAGGCCGAAGGCCGCACCGCGCACGAGCTGTTCCCGCGGGACATGGCCAACCGCTACCGGGAACAGGACAGTCTGCTGTTCGCCGAGCGCGCGCCCTTGCGCAACCGGCTCGACCTGACCATCTACCCAGACGGCGCGCCAGGCTGGTGCCTGACCAGCAAGCAGCCGCTGCTGCATCCGGACGGCCGCCTGCTGGGCCTGGTCTGCATCTCGAAAGACCTAGCCGACCTCACCCGCGAAAAGCTGCTGGACGCGCGCTTCGCCGCCTGCGTCGACCACATCCAGGCCCATTACCACCGCCCGCTGCACCTTGAGGAGCTGTGCGAGCTGTCCGGACTCAGTATCGGCCAGCTGGACAGGCGCATGAAGCGTGTATTCCAGCTATGCGCCGGCGACTTCATCCGCCGCACCCGGATGGAAGCGGCCTGCCACGCGATACGCCACAGCCGCCGCCCGCTGGCCGACATCGCCGCCGGTTGCGGCTTTTCCGACCAGAGCGCCCTCACCCGGCTGTGCCGCCAATTGCTGGGCCTCAGCCCCCGCCAGCTGCGCATGCAGGCGCTGGCCGCGCGGCAGAGCTAA
- a CDS encoding agmatine deiminase family protein → MANRRQFLGGGAWAAASLLAGKALAGGVGATPSAGAAYRMPDEGDRHAATWMAFGPSLAVWGESLLPAVRRDLARVAATIAAFEPVRMLARENELEMAAKLCGPGVELIAQPLDDLWIRDSGPVFVRSDAGRMAAVDFNFNGWGGKQAHGRDAKVAGFVAAKAGTPPLRSRLVLEGGGIEVDGEGTAIITESCVLNPNRNPGWSKERCEQELRRALGVEKVIWLPGIAGRDITDGHTDFYARFAAPGIVAAGLEADPDSYDYSLTRRHLAILRQARDARGRKLEVVAIPGPTQVRPAHGSDEMAAGYINFYVCNGAVIAPEFGDARADRNALSALRELFPGREVAQLNIDAIAAGGGGIHCATQQQPA, encoded by the coding sequence ATGGCTAACCGAAGACAATTCCTGGGCGGCGGCGCATGGGCGGCGGCCAGCCTGTTGGCGGGCAAGGCGCTGGCAGGCGGCGTCGGCGCGACGCCGAGCGCCGGGGCCGCATATCGGATGCCGGACGAAGGCGACCGCCATGCGGCCACGTGGATGGCTTTCGGGCCCAGCCTGGCTGTGTGGGGGGAGAGTCTGTTGCCGGCGGTGCGCCGCGATCTGGCCAGGGTGGCGGCGACGATCGCCGCCTTCGAGCCGGTCCGGATGCTGGCGCGGGAGAACGAACTGGAGATGGCGGCCAAGCTGTGCGGCCCCGGCGTGGAGCTGATCGCGCAGCCGTTGGACGATTTGTGGATACGCGACAGCGGGCCGGTGTTCGTCAGGAGCGACGCAGGCCGCATGGCCGCCGTGGATTTCAACTTCAACGGCTGGGGAGGCAAGCAGGCGCATGGCCGCGACGCCAAGGTGGCCGGCTTCGTCGCCGCCAAGGCCGGAACGCCGCCGCTGCGCTCCAGGCTGGTGTTGGAAGGCGGCGGCATCGAGGTGGACGGCGAAGGCACCGCCATCATCACCGAGAGCTGCGTGCTCAACCCCAATCGCAATCCGGGTTGGAGCAAGGAGCGGTGCGAGCAAGAACTGCGCCGCGCGCTGGGCGTGGAGAAGGTGATCTGGCTGCCGGGCATCGCCGGGAGAGACATCACCGATGGCCACACCGACTTCTACGCCCGTTTCGCCGCGCCCGGCATCGTGGCGGCCGGCTTGGAGGCCGATCCCGACTCCTACGACTACTCGCTGACCCGTCGTCACTTGGCCATTCTGCGCCAGGCGCGCGACGCGCGCGGCCGGAAACTGGAGGTGGTGGCGATTCCGGGGCCGACCCAGGTCCGGCCCGCGCACGGCAGCGACGAGATGGCCGCCGGCTACATCAATTTCTATGTGTGCAACGGCGCGGTGATCGCGCCCGAATTCGGCGACGCGCGGGCCGACCGCAATGCGCTAAGCGCGTTGCGCGAGCTGTTTCCCGGGCGCGAGGTGGCGCAGCTGAACATAGACGCCATCGCCGCGGGCGGCGGCGGCATCCACTGCGCGACCCAGCAGCAGCCGGCGTAG
- a CDS encoding M9 family metallopeptidase, translating into MRSIPLAALCLALASALAAPAHAAPKTYKTPHLAKAQARQPAPPRLWQQRPPTDFQARYRLQDNRTVIGKPQKKLVRHAATPQCQDMNALASHSGADLANYLVSLPDYTCTYGLFALDKNLAASIYSAGNLNAVASRFAQEAAGYNASSMALVNLTLYLRAGYYLASTGALPALDPSLQSALRPGIKQLAAGTALFAANAQAPTTAGEVMTLITNMADEAYYLPSVRTIVQRYTNTAANPNAAQSLRETTASQGFTGALTVFFYAHGRANAAPLLQNDGSYSAALTQFVQANKASLLGTETAYQLGDATREGLRFMQYPALLPAIKPQAKAILAASSMTGADNELWLAAAEAVKYYDNANCAEYGTCNFETKLADAVLVNRYTCSPTIRIRAQEMTTDQMQSSCALLQKEESYFHQMLQTRNQPVANDNNASLEVVVFDDYNNYSKYAGVIYGISTDNGGMYLEGNPADPGNQARFIAHEASWLRPAFKVWNLEHEYIHYLDGRFDMYGDFSAATQQPTVWWIEGLAEYLSLRNDNQTAIDVAKTGTYQLSQIYGNTYDMSDYVTRAYRWGYMATRFMFERHRADIDAMLPLWRKGDYAGGYAGLMRQIGKRYDAEFAGWAQNATTAGQPPLPPSTGLPACNEGSPERLGKNCSISGLSSSYAAYAAIWMPAGAHNLKLWTSGGSGDVDLYVAIDRYPTPANYDFSSVSAGNDESVAIAAPQSGHWYYLTLQAKQPFSGVSVSASYE; encoded by the coding sequence ATGCGAAGCATCCCTCTCGCCGCGCTGTGCCTGGCCCTGGCCTCGGCGCTGGCCGCGCCGGCCCATGCCGCGCCCAAAACCTATAAAACCCCGCACCTGGCCAAAGCCCAGGCCAGGCAGCCCGCGCCGCCGCGGCTGTGGCAACAGCGCCCGCCAACCGACTTCCAGGCCCGCTACCGCTTGCAGGACAACCGCACCGTGATAGGCAAGCCGCAGAAAAAACTGGTCCGCCACGCGGCCACGCCGCAGTGCCAGGACATGAATGCGCTGGCCAGCCACAGCGGCGCCGATCTCGCCAACTATCTGGTCAGCCTGCCCGACTACACCTGCACCTACGGCTTGTTCGCGCTGGACAAAAATCTGGCCGCCTCCATTTACAGCGCCGGCAACCTCAACGCCGTCGCCAGCCGCTTCGCCCAGGAAGCCGCCGGCTACAACGCGTCGTCGATGGCTCTGGTCAACCTGACCCTGTATCTGCGCGCCGGCTATTACCTGGCCAGCACCGGCGCGCTGCCGGCGCTGGACCCCAGCCTGCAAAGCGCGCTGCGCCCCGGCATCAAGCAACTGGCGGCGGGAACGGCGCTGTTCGCCGCCAACGCCCAGGCGCCCACCACCGCGGGCGAGGTGATGACGCTGATCACCAATATGGCGGACGAAGCCTATTACCTGCCGTCCGTCCGCACCATCGTCCAGCGCTACACCAACACCGCCGCCAACCCCAACGCCGCGCAAAGCCTGCGCGAAACTACCGCCAGCCAGGGCTTCACCGGCGCGCTGACCGTGTTCTTCTACGCCCACGGCCGCGCCAACGCCGCGCCGCTGCTGCAGAACGACGGCAGCTATTCGGCGGCGCTGACCCAATTCGTCCAGGCCAACAAGGCCAGCCTGCTTGGCACCGAAACGGCCTACCAGCTGGGCGACGCCACCCGTGAAGGGTTGCGCTTCATGCAATATCCGGCGCTGCTGCCCGCCATCAAGCCGCAGGCCAAGGCCATCCTCGCCGCCAGCAGCATGACCGGGGCCGACAACGAGCTGTGGCTGGCGGCGGCGGAAGCGGTCAAGTACTACGACAACGCCAACTGCGCCGAATACGGCACCTGCAATTTCGAAACCAAACTGGCCGACGCCGTCCTGGTCAACCGCTACACCTGCAGCCCCACCATCCGCATCCGCGCGCAGGAAATGACCACAGACCAGATGCAGTCGTCGTGCGCACTGCTGCAAAAGGAAGAGTCCTACTTCCACCAGATGCTGCAAACCCGCAACCAGCCGGTGGCCAACGACAACAACGCCTCGCTGGAAGTGGTGGTGTTCGACGACTACAACAATTATTCCAAGTACGCCGGCGTGATCTACGGCATCTCCACCGACAACGGCGGCATGTACCTGGAAGGCAACCCGGCCGATCCGGGCAACCAGGCCCGCTTCATCGCCCACGAGGCCTCGTGGCTGCGCCCGGCGTTCAAGGTGTGGAACCTGGAGCATGAATACATCCATTACCTGGATGGCCGCTTCGACATGTACGGCGACTTCTCCGCCGCCACCCAGCAACCGACGGTGTGGTGGATAGAGGGCCTGGCCGAGTACCTGTCGCTGCGCAACGACAACCAGACCGCCATCGACGTCGCCAAGACCGGCACCTACCAGCTGAGCCAGATCTACGGCAACACCTACGACATGTCGGACTACGTCACCCGCGCCTATCGCTGGGGCTATATGGCCACCCGCTTCATGTTCGAGCGCCACCGCGCCGACATCGACGCCATGCTGCCCCTATGGCGCAAGGGCGACTACGCCGGCGGCTATGCGGGGCTGATGCGCCAGATCGGCAAGCGCTACGACGCCGAGTTCGCCGGCTGGGCGCAAAACGCCACCACCGCTGGCCAGCCGCCGCTGCCGCCATCCACCGGCTTGCCGGCCTGCAACGAAGGCTCGCCGGAGCGGCTGGGCAAGAATTGCTCGATTTCCGGCCTGTCCTCCTCCTACGCGGCCTATGCCGCCATCTGGATGCCGGCCGGCGCGCATAATCTGAAGCTGTGGACCAGCGGCGGCAGCGGCGACGTGGACCTCTACGTAGCCATTGACCGCTACCCGACGCCGGCGAACTATGACTTCTCGTCCGTCTCCGCCGGCAACGACGAATCGGTCGCCATCGCCGCGCCTCAGAGCGGCCACTGGTATTACCTGACGCTGCAGGCGAAGCAGCCGTTCTCCGGCGTGTCCGTCAGCGCCAGCTACGAGTAG
- a CDS encoding pirin family protein, which yields MNAATLASPRAIVHRTRGAAHGPITRLLSPGRMGRQLKPFVFLDWFDMDLSDGQQGFGLHPHSGIATFTWLIAGEAAYEDTTGARGLLPAGGVEWMRAGKGVWHASEPAPGSRRMAGFQLWLALPAELELAPAESVYLAPERIPQIGPAKVLLGEYAGARSPIPSPEGVSYLAVSLKDGERWTFVPPAGHEVAWVALNAGALNAAGEARPLEAGEMAAFAESGEAVSFTAVGDAAFVLGSSPRHLHELATGYYSVHTSAEALAAGEAEIARLGEALRARGRL from the coding sequence ATGAACGCCGCCACGCTTGCCTCCCCTCGCGCCATCGTCCACCGCACCCGCGGCGCCGCGCACGGACCCATCACCCGGCTGCTGAGCCCGGGCCGGATGGGGCGCCAGTTGAAGCCTTTCGTCTTTCTGGACTGGTTCGATATGGACCTGAGCGATGGCCAGCAGGGTTTCGGCCTGCACCCGCACTCCGGCATCGCCACCTTCACCTGGTTGATAGCGGGCGAGGCGGCGTACGAAGACACCACCGGGGCGCGCGGCTTGTTGCCGGCGGGCGGCGTGGAGTGGATGCGGGCCGGGAAGGGCGTATGGCATGCCAGCGAGCCGGCGCCGGGCTCGCGCCGGATGGCCGGTTTCCAGTTGTGGCTGGCGTTGCCGGCCGAGCTGGAGCTGGCGCCGGCCGAGAGCGTGTATCTGGCGCCGGAGCGGATTCCGCAGATCGGGCCGGCCAAGGTGCTGTTGGGCGAGTACGCCGGGGCCAGGAGCCCGATCCCGTCGCCGGAGGGCGTCAGTTATCTGGCGGTGTCGCTGAAGGATGGAGAGCGTTGGACTTTTGTCCCGCCGGCAGGGCACGAGGTGGCTTGGGTGGCGCTGAACGCCGGCGCCTTGAACGCGGCGGGAGAGGCTCGGCCGCTGGAGGCAGGCGAAATGGCGGCTTTCGCCGAATCCGGCGAGGCCGTCTCGTTCACCGCGGTCGGTGACGCCGCCTTCGTGCTGGGCTCCTCGCCGCGGCACCTGCACGAACTGGCGACGGGATACTACTCGGTACATACCAGCGCGGAGGCGTTGGCGGCGGGCGAGGCGGAAATCGCCCGCTTGGGCGAGGCGCTGCGGGCGCGTGGCCGATTGTAG